The Sediminispirochaeta smaragdinae DSM 11293 genome has a segment encoding these proteins:
- a CDS encoding HAD family hydrolase has translation MTEPVKALLWDKDGTLVDSLEQWVARDRRLLRMLCRELEIPEADHAAAVAAGLAAIGVREEGIDPRGEIARGTEASIAAAMAGALDAFGPLPSPEAFASLVGRFIGDILASDKTPAPLRRGIHALLTKAAKRGLIQGLASSDSRMSCLKELSAHGIETFFTFFAFGDEVPRAKPDPWCVEQFSREIAIHPSQILVIGDAPTDEEMATAAGAQFCALLGGAGARQDFSDRCIVAGHPDEILSLLA, from the coding sequence ATGACGGAGCCGGTCAAAGCACTGCTCTGGGACAAGGACGGAACCCTGGTCGACAGCCTTGAACAATGGGTAGCCCGCGACCGTCGTCTGCTCCGAATGCTTTGCAGGGAATTGGAAATCCCCGAGGCCGATCATGCCGCTGCCGTGGCGGCAGGCCTCGCTGCTATCGGTGTGAGGGAAGAGGGAATCGACCCAAGGGGAGAGATCGCCAGGGGAACCGAGGCCTCCATTGCCGCAGCCATGGCAGGAGCCCTCGACGCCTTCGGACCCCTTCCCTCCCCCGAGGCCTTCGCATCCCTAGTGGGGCGCTTTATAGGAGATATTCTTGCATCGGACAAAACCCCGGCCCCTTTGCGCCGGGGCATCCACGCCCTCCTGACCAAAGCTGCGAAGAGGGGGCTTATCCAGGGGCTCGCAAGCTCTGACAGCAGGATGTCCTGCCTCAAGGAACTTTCTGCCCATGGAATCGAGACCTTCTTCACGTTTTTCGCCTTCGGCGATGAGGTTCCCAGAGCAAAACCGGATCCGTGGTGCGTTGAGCAGTTCTCCAGAGAGATTGCCATTCACCCCTCGCAGATCCTCGTCATCGGAGATGCTCCTACCGACGAGGAGATGGCAACGGCAGCAGGGGCACAGTTTTGCGCCCTGCTTGGAGGTGCCGGGGCCAGGCAGGATTTTTCAGATCGCTGTATCGTTGCAGGTCATCCGGATGAGATACTCTCACTGTTAGCCTGA
- the thiE gene encoding thiamine phosphate synthase, translating to MYKSINAAMSLCLVTDAGFRPADEFLSTVETALKNGATMVQYREKSGRYCDKEIYDRGIELVTLCHRFGVPLVVDDRLDIAMAIGADGLHIGQNDLPLPVAKQIWPEGGIFGVSVADLREMRLAQEQGADYLGVGAFPTTTKKDYSNVEAKLLSSMVKESSLPMMAIGGIQAENASIPIGWGCVGVAVISAIWKAPDPAVATRHILETVRKAKGDRV from the coding sequence ATGTATAAATCCATCAATGCAGCCATGAGCCTTTGCCTCGTAACCGATGCGGGATTCCGCCCCGCAGACGAATTCCTTTCCACCGTGGAAACGGCTCTGAAAAACGGCGCGACCATGGTCCAGTACCGGGAAAAAAGCGGACGCTATTGCGACAAAGAGATCTACGATCGTGGTATTGAACTAGTGACACTCTGTCACAGATTCGGTGTTCCGCTGGTCGTGGACGATCGACTCGACATCGCTATGGCGATCGGTGCCGACGGACTTCACATCGGCCAGAACGACCTTCCCCTGCCGGTTGCAAAGCAAATCTGGCCGGAAGGAGGGATCTTCGGCGTTTCGGTTGCAGACCTCAGGGAAATGCGTCTGGCCCAGGAACAGGGGGCAGACTATCTCGGAGTTGGAGCCTTTCCCACAACGACAAAGAAGGATTATTCCAATGTGGAGGCAAAGCTGTTATCATCGATGGTAAAAGAAAGCAGCCTTCCAATGATGGCCATCGGCGGAATACAGGCCGAAAATGCCTCGATCCCTATCGGGTGGGGCTGTGTCGGTGTGGCGGTGATTTCGGCGATCTGGAAGGCACCGGATCCTGCCGTGGCAACGCGGCACATCCTGGAAACGGTACGGAAAGCGAAAGGAGATCGCGTATGA
- the thiM gene encoding hydroxyethylthiazole kinase, whose amino-acid sequence MEFKGLNTAFHDIRNASPLIHHITNMVTINDCANITLAFGGAPVMTDWKEDALDMVEHAGALVLNMGTLNPDSIEAMLAAGGRARELGIPIVFDPVGAGATAPRRKAARQILEGLRPDIVKGNAAEIAFLAGRKVRQKGVDSTLEEGVRESVSSLASAFGITVIATGREDIISDGSNTLQIRGGSAMMGRITGTGCMSASALGCFVSVLPSKLEAAAGAILAMNLAGETAARALAAEEGSGSFRIRLIDAASRMDDSTFFHPERINHV is encoded by the coding sequence ATGGAATTCAAAGGCTTAAACACAGCTTTTCACGACATACGCAACGCATCCCCCCTGATTCACCACATCACCAACATGGTGACGATCAATGACTGCGCCAATATCACCCTCGCCTTCGGCGGTGCTCCGGTTATGACCGACTGGAAGGAAGACGCCCTCGATATGGTGGAACATGCAGGGGCCCTGGTCCTGAACATGGGGACCCTCAATCCCGATAGTATCGAAGCCATGCTGGCCGCAGGCGGCAGGGCAAGGGAACTTGGCATCCCCATCGTTTTCGATCCGGTCGGGGCAGGAGCAACGGCCCCGCGCCGCAAAGCTGCGAGGCAGATTCTTGAAGGCCTGCGCCCGGACATCGTCAAGGGAAACGCCGCGGAGATCGCCTTCCTTGCAGGCAGGAAGGTGAGGCAGAAGGGGGTCGATTCAACCCTCGAAGAGGGGGTACGGGAAAGTGTATCGAGCCTGGCCTCGGCCTTCGGCATAACCGTGATCGCGACAGGACGCGAAGATATCATATCCGACGGCAGCAACACGCTTCAGATTCGCGGCGGCTCGGCCATGATGGGAAGGATAACCGGCACGGGCTGCATGAGTGCATCGGCCCTCGGATGCTTTGTCTCGGTCCTTCCTTCGAAGCTTGAGGCGGCGGCAGGTGCCATCCTTGCCATGAACCTGGCCGGAGAGACGGCAGCCCGGGCATTGGCCGCAGAAGAAGGCAGCGGCAGCTTCCGTATACGGCTCATCGATGCCGCAAGCCGTATGGACGACAGTACCTTTTTCCACCCGGAGCGGATCAACCATGTATAA
- a CDS encoding cytosine permease: protein MNTSTRENTTIGSPQLALLWFGAAISLAEILTGALYRGMGTGGALAAIIGGHLLGGIAFFAVGWISWKEHKDAIAIADSTLGRPGVTSFALVNALQLVGWTAVMIIAGAEGLVAASSAAGMTISPPVSRLLIGALLLIWTAAGRRGIRGINMIAVALLLILSLLWAIKLITLPAGEISAISKAQEPDSMAFGNMLELAVLMPLSWLPLVGDYTRSAKHGRKGVSAATVGYFLGSCGMYLLGLLSVTKLPGAGAVESMLAVGMGVGAAFVVLLSTVTTGFLDVHSAGVSLRLAFPAIGKHVAPLLVGFAGLMLAMLLPGGWYESFLYLLGSLFAPFFGVIFCRRLFFAKAPLSLLLIILGFAAWAAGVGAYYILLPKGTPLGVSLPAMLISMIAYFLFMKGAHIWNSKA from the coding sequence ATGAATACAAGTACCAGAGAGAATACAACAATCGGCTCTCCCCAGCTCGCCCTCCTCTGGTTCGGCGCGGCAATCTCACTGGCCGAGATTCTCACCGGGGCCCTCTACCGCGGCATGGGAACAGGAGGGGCGCTTGCGGCAATCATCGGCGGCCATCTTTTGGGTGGAATAGCATTTTTCGCCGTCGGCTGGATCTCCTGGAAAGAGCATAAGGATGCCATCGCCATTGCGGACAGCACCCTGGGGAGGCCGGGAGTAACAAGCTTTGCCCTGGTAAACGCCCTTCAACTGGTCGGATGGACAGCGGTGATGATCATCGCCGGAGCCGAGGGACTTGTTGCCGCGAGCAGCGCAGCCGGAATGACGATATCACCTCCGGTCTCCCGGCTGCTGATAGGAGCGCTCCTGCTTATCTGGACCGCAGCGGGACGAAGGGGGATACGGGGCATTAATATGATTGCGGTGGCCCTGCTCCTGATCCTTTCACTGTTGTGGGCAATCAAGCTGATCACCCTTCCAGCAGGGGAAATTTCGGCCATTTCAAAAGCCCAGGAGCCGGATTCCATGGCCTTTGGGAACATGCTGGAACTTGCGGTTCTCATGCCCCTTTCCTGGCTTCCCCTGGTTGGGGATTACACCCGCAGCGCAAAACATGGCCGCAAAGGGGTATCGGCCGCAACCGTCGGCTACTTTCTTGGAAGTTGCGGGATGTATCTGCTGGGACTGCTTTCCGTCACTAAACTCCCCGGTGCAGGAGCGGTAGAAAGTATGCTTGCCGTGGGAATGGGAGTGGGCGCCGCCTTTGTCGTCCTGCTATCCACGGTTACCACCGGTTTTCTCGACGTCCATTCTGCAGGAGTCTCCCTTCGCCTTGCCTTTCCCGCAATAGGAAAGCACGTGGCCCCCTTACTTGTCGGTTTCGCAGGTCTCATGCTTGCCATGCTGCTTCCCGGCGGCTGGTACGAAAGCTTTCTCTATCTTTTGGGCTCCCTCTTTGCCCCCTTCTTCGGGGTGATATTCTGCCGTCGCCTCTTCTTTGCAAAGGCTCCGCTATCGTTACTCCTGATTATCCTCGGCTTTGCGGCCTGGGCGGCAGGGGTCGGAGCCTACTATATCCTCTTGCCCAAGGGAACCCCTCTGGGTGTCTCCCTGCCGGCAATGCTCATCTCGATGATTGCCTATTTTCTCTTCATGAAAGGAGCTCATATATGGAATTCAAAGGCTTAA
- the thiD gene encoding bifunctional hydroxymethylpyrimidine kinase/phosphomethylpyrimidine kinase, giving the protein MKHLLSIAGSDCSGGAGIQADLKAFSANGVYGMTVITAITAQNTRGVRAVRAMDPDIVAAQIDAVFSDIRVDGVKIGMLAEGPIIEAVAAALRRWKPPITVLDPVMVAKSGHRLLTEEAERLLIEKLLPLADLITPNIPEALKLAYAGQETAQTGGAERNENLSEQERERLALEILKRGAKAVLIKGGHSADPDRSVDLLADGKGFRRFEARRLDARHTHGTGCSLSSALAAFLARGFSLEAAVERAKAYVTEGIAHGLAIGGGCGPIHHFYALYGGEELQP; this is encoded by the coding sequence ATGAAACATCTTCTCTCCATTGCAGGAAGCGACTGCTCGGGGGGCGCGGGCATTCAGGCCGATTTGAAGGCCTTCAGCGCTAACGGCGTCTACGGCATGACGGTCATTACCGCCATAACGGCCCAAAACACCCGGGGAGTCAGGGCAGTCAGGGCCATGGATCCCGACATTGTCGCGGCCCAGATCGATGCGGTTTTTTCTGATATCCGTGTCGACGGGGTAAAGATCGGCATGCTTGCCGAAGGCCCTATCATCGAAGCGGTTGCCGCGGCGCTGCGCAGATGGAAACCGCCGATTACGGTTCTTGACCCGGTCATGGTGGCGAAATCGGGGCACCGCCTTCTGACAGAGGAGGCCGAAAGGCTCCTGATTGAAAAGCTGCTTCCTCTTGCAGACCTCATTACTCCCAATATCCCCGAAGCCCTGAAACTTGCCTACGCAGGGCAGGAGACGGCACAGACCGGGGGGGCCGAACGAAACGAAAATCTGTCGGAACAGGAACGCGAAAGGCTTGCCCTGGAGATTTTGAAGAGGGGAGCAAAGGCTGTCCTGATCAAGGGAGGACACTCGGCCGATCCCGACCGTTCTGTCGATCTTTTGGCAGATGGTAAGGGCTTTCGCCGTTTTGAGGCCAGGCGCCTTGATGCACGCCACACACACGGTACGGGATGTTCCCTCTCCAGCGCCCTTGCGGCCTTTCTCGCCCGGGGATTCAGCCTCGAAGCGGCAGTAGAAAGGGCAAAGGCATATGTGACCGAAGGCATAGCCCACGGCCTGGCGATCGGCGGGGGCTGCGGCCCCATCCACCACTTTTACGCCCTCTACGGCGGAGAGGAGCTACAGCCATGA
- a CDS encoding TIM barrel protein — protein MNISKVICGNYSYQLYSFNYFLESMKRLEQKEIELWGAGPHLFQDDFSEQMMHSLYKKIKDYGLRVICYTPEQCMYPINIASSDPIIRKRSIAYLTRSLEIASQMEAPKALITTGQGYRDESKEDAWNRCVEALSILGGKAEQLGVTIVFEHLTKTTTNLCLKARDVDRMLKEVGMIDVDMAARLHEGIRDYFELMGKSIQHVHFVDGNPA, from the coding sequence ATGAACATATCGAAAGTCATCTGCGGAAATTACTCCTATCAGCTGTATAGCTTCAATTATTTCCTTGAATCAATGAAACGACTGGAACAAAAAGAGATAGAACTCTGGGGGGCTGGTCCTCATCTATTTCAAGACGATTTTTCAGAACAAATGATGCATTCGTTATATAAAAAAATCAAAGACTATGGCCTACGTGTCATCTGCTATACTCCCGAGCAATGCATGTATCCGATAAATATCGCATCAAGTGACCCAATTATCAGGAAACGTAGCATAGCGTATCTAACACGCTCTCTTGAAATCGCATCGCAGATGGAAGCTCCGAAAGCCCTAATCACCACGGGACAGGGATATCGGGATGAAAGCAAAGAGGATGCATGGAATCGTTGTGTCGAAGCACTATCCATATTAGGCGGAAAAGCGGAACAGTTGGGAGTAACCATCGTGTTTGAACATTTAACGAAAACAACGACCAACCTATGCCTGAAAGCACGAGATGTCGATCGTATGCTGAAAGAGGTCGGAATGATTGATGTCGATATGGCAGCCCGGCTGCATGAGGGGATACGTGACTATTTCGAACTCATGGGGAAATCGATTCAGCATGTCCACTTCGTCGATGGAAATCCTGCATGA
- a CDS encoding methyltransferase: MLITVEQKKSLESLFHVIRVKNIQPGSKGTEKVEQILAYLEVIDSCVGKISKKRELVFIDSAAGNCYLSFLVYHYYKTLCDRQVMIHCIDSNNRLMKNSRDIAEQLGFLNMTFHSGDILDLPMVKHVDIAYSLHACDTATDKALWLGIELDARYILSVACCQHTIRKKFKNNAIKGVTRYKAFKEQLLYLVADTMRAHLVGMCGYKTDIFEFTSTRNTDKNIMIRATKMGCCQNSDSLKSEYAKLRQGFGFEPFLAKLIQKDDM, translated from the coding sequence ATGCTAATCACTGTTGAGCAGAAAAAGTCGTTAGAGTCACTCTTCCATGTAATACGAGTAAAAAATATTCAGCCAGGATCAAAGGGAACCGAGAAAGTTGAGCAGATCTTGGCATATCTTGAAGTGATAGACAGCTGTGTCGGAAAGATTTCCAAGAAGAGAGAGCTTGTTTTCATAGACAGTGCGGCAGGAAATTGTTACTTAAGCTTTCTTGTCTATCATTATTATAAAACGCTATGTGATCGGCAGGTGATGATCCACTGTATCGATTCAAATAATCGCTTGATGAAAAACAGCAGAGACATAGCAGAACAGCTTGGATTTCTCAACATGACATTTCACTCCGGAGATATTCTTGACCTACCCATGGTGAAACATGTCGATATTGCATATTCGCTACATGCCTGTGACACGGCCACCGACAAAGCTCTTTGGCTTGGAATAGAGTTGGATGCGCGTTATATATTGTCGGTTGCCTGCTGTCAGCACACTATTCGGAAGAAATTCAAAAATAACGCGATAAAAGGAGTAACACGTTACAAGGCATTCAAAGAACAACTGCTCTATCTTGTGGCCGACACCATGAGAGCCCATCTCGTCGGCATGTGCGGATACAAGACTGATATCTTTGAATTCACCTCTACCCGCAATACAGACAAGAACATCATGATCAGGGCAACGAAGATGGGGTGCTGCCAAAACTCGGATAGCTTAAAGAGTGAATACGCAAAGCTCCGGCAAGGGTTTGGCTTTGAACCTTTCCTGGCGAAGCTGATACAAAAAGATGACATGTAA
- a CDS encoding phage tail sheath family protein, with amino-acid sequence MKTPGVYIVENNDFPNSVVEVATAVPAFIGYTEKAVKDNRSLLNMPMRISSLQDFTAYFGGAPDYQFELTETAAEGDAASAGVIGTVSAGKKKYTITQKSTDYCLFRSLLLFFANGGNTCYIVSVGTYTDEINAEALQNGIDALIKEQEPSMVLIPEAITLPSKGACYSLQQQILEHCGGKMKNRIAILDVYEGYKDFRAAEGDCVKNFREGIGNTYLDFAAAYYPWLNTELISGNELSFKQISNRDVLAACIKEEMGLADAAKIDEKGEKFLELLDELSSKSFTADKEALIHRTLIQSSHVYNNILENIRDYLNRMAPSAAIAGIYAMVDSSRGVWKAPANVSLASVISPTVNISHDEQEYLNLPSDGKAVNAIRSFTGEGVLVWGARTLDGNSHDWRYINVRRTAIMLEESISLASKAYVFEANTVDTWNKIKRMISNFLEGIWKRGGLAGATEEDAFSVHVGLGETMTAKDILENILRIKIMVALTRPKEFIEITFQQHMQKS; translated from the coding sequence ATGAAAACACCAGGTGTATATATCGTAGAAAATAATGACTTTCCGAATTCTGTGGTGGAGGTTGCCACAGCCGTACCGGCTTTTATCGGGTATACCGAAAAGGCGGTGAAGGACAATCGTTCTCTATTGAACATGCCGATGAGGATTTCGTCGCTACAAGATTTTACAGCATATTTTGGCGGCGCTCCCGATTATCAGTTTGAACTGACGGAGACGGCAGCGGAAGGTGATGCCGCCTCCGCCGGTGTGATAGGAACGGTTTCAGCCGGAAAGAAGAAGTACACCATTACCCAGAAGTCGACGGACTATTGTCTGTTTCGAAGCCTGCTGCTCTTTTTTGCGAATGGCGGGAATACCTGCTATATCGTTTCCGTGGGCACCTATACAGACGAAATTAATGCAGAGGCGTTACAGAATGGTATTGATGCTCTTATTAAAGAGCAGGAGCCTAGCATGGTGCTCATCCCTGAAGCAATAACATTACCGTCAAAAGGGGCCTGCTACTCCCTGCAGCAGCAGATTCTTGAGCATTGCGGCGGCAAAATGAAAAACCGCATTGCCATACTGGATGTTTATGAGGGTTACAAAGACTTTCGGGCCGCGGAAGGCGATTGCGTAAAGAATTTCCGTGAAGGCATTGGCAACACCTATCTGGATTTTGCTGCGGCCTATTATCCCTGGCTGAATACCGAACTTATATCCGGTAACGAGCTTAGTTTTAAACAGATTTCCAACCGTGATGTTTTGGCGGCATGCATTAAGGAAGAAATGGGACTCGCTGATGCTGCAAAAATCGATGAAAAGGGAGAAAAATTTCTGGAGCTTCTGGATGAACTCTCTTCAAAAAGTTTCACCGCCGACAAAGAAGCATTGATACACAGAACCCTGATTCAGAGCAGTCATGTTTATAACAATATTTTAGAGAACATCAGAGATTATCTGAACAGAATGGCTCCCTCTGCGGCGATAGCCGGGATATACGCTATGGTCGACTCTTCGCGGGGTGTCTGGAAGGCTCCTGCCAATGTGAGCCTGGCGTCTGTGATTTCTCCGACGGTGAATATTTCGCATGACGAACAGGAATATCTGAATCTTCCTTCCGACGGCAAAGCGGTAAACGCCATTCGTTCTTTTACCGGAGAAGGCGTTTTGGTATGGGGAGCCCGTACTCTGGACGGCAACAGTCATGACTGGCGTTATATAAACGTTCGCCGAACGGCAATTATGCTGGAAGAGTCCATCAGCCTGGCTTCGAAAGCCTATGTTTTTGAAGCCAATACAGTAGATACGTGGAACAAGATAAAACGTATGATTTCTAATTTCCTTGAAGGTATCTGGAAACGGGGAGGATTAGCCGGAGCTACTGAGGAAGATGCTTTCAGTGTCCATGTCGGATTGGGAGAAACCATGACTGCCAAGGATATATTGGAAAATATCTTACGTATAAAAATTATGGTGGCGTTAACCCGTCCGAAAGAATTTATTGAAATTACTTTCCAGCAGCACATGCAGAAATCTTAG
- a CDS encoding GGDEF domain-containing protein encodes MDVGLRINIDLFCSQIIVLLFAGIQDKRERKKLDYRFFTSMLLLVCITLFSDSAILLTEGTKTTLGQVILRNSTFLLFVSTPLISMLYAGYIELVTLPPHRRKRKAIVLYSVPALVNLSLCFISLLKDCIFAIDKNGYLYPGRFLHITTVVFYGYLAWAVILALSRKKTINPRVFQGLMSVPVPMAVGGVLQILLPKFVILLPTYTLSMIVLNSTIQERRLMYDYLTGAYNRRRLDEYLEALIQECRQSKKGFCAFLADVNDFKHINDQYGHVVGDEALIMVVKAMQTALRIDDFIARYAGDEFVVILPNANRAELDGVIARVHSAIETSSKSGCPYTLSLSIGGDEYSPSFQGDAEDFISYLDSLMYEEKNRYHETH; translated from the coding sequence ATGGATGTCGGTCTGAGGATCAACATCGATTTGTTTTGTTCGCAAATCATCGTATTATTGTTTGCGGGAATACAGGACAAACGGGAACGGAAGAAATTAGATTACCGCTTTTTTACATCTATGCTTCTGCTGGTATGCATTACGCTTTTCAGCGACTCAGCCATATTACTGACAGAAGGCACAAAAACTACGCTTGGACAGGTCATCCTAAGGAATTCCACCTTCCTCCTTTTTGTAAGCACCCCCCTCATCAGCATGCTTTACGCTGGCTATATAGAGTTGGTCACACTACCGCCGCACCGAAGAAAAAGAAAGGCCATTGTCCTTTACTCGGTACCAGCTCTTGTAAACCTAAGTTTGTGTTTCATTTCGCTCTTAAAAGATTGTATATTTGCTATCGACAAAAACGGGTATTTGTATCCAGGAAGATTCCTCCACATCACCACCGTTGTGTTCTATGGGTATCTCGCCTGGGCAGTAATTCTTGCCCTTTCCCGAAAGAAGACAATCAATCCAAGAGTGTTTCAGGGGTTGATGTCCGTCCCTGTTCCCATGGCCGTCGGCGGTGTGCTGCAGATATTGCTCCCTAAATTTGTCATTCTTTTGCCTACTTATACATTATCAATGATTGTTCTCAATTCCACCATTCAAGAACGGAGGCTCATGTACGACTATCTTACAGGAGCATATAACCGACGACGCCTCGATGAGTATCTCGAGGCTCTGATCCAGGAGTGCAGGCAATCAAAAAAGGGATTTTGTGCGTTCCTGGCAGACGTGAACGACTTTAAACATATAAACGATCAATATGGGCATGTCGTTGGCGACGAAGCGCTTATTATGGTCGTGAAGGCAATGCAGACAGCACTACGCATTGATGATTTCATTGCACGTTATGCCGGTGATGAGTTTGTCGTGATTCTGCCAAACGCAAACAGAGCCGAGCTCGATGGAGTAATAGCGCGAGTCCACAGTGCAATAGAAACGAGTTCGAAGTCTGGCTGTCCTTATACACTTTCATTAAGCATCGGCGGCGACGAATACTCGCCTTCCTTTCAGGGAGATGCAGAAGACTTCATCAGCTATCTTGACTCGCTTATGTACGAAGAAAAAAATCGTTATCATGAGACACATTAA
- a CDS encoding class I SAM-dependent methyltransferase, producing MILNKLFLQGLNLRAKKEAAEIFTYLPLRQGSVVADIGSGGGFFAVEFARKIGDTGEVYAVDISGKNLRFLMDYARNKGMESRIIAVLGEEHSCLLPEASQDLIFSHNSFHHIARPELYFQSASRAMKPEGRLVVIDRNKAAKGGRHWGHSSSPEGICSAMKAAGLSLESSKEILEGKTFQIFRKTA from the coding sequence ATGATCCTCAATAAACTTTTCCTGCAGGGTTTAAACCTGAGGGCAAAAAAAGAAGCGGCAGAAATTTTCACATACCTCCCTCTTCGACAGGGATCGGTTGTGGCGGACATAGGTTCGGGCGGTGGCTTTTTTGCCGTCGAGTTCGCCAGAAAAATCGGCGACACCGGCGAGGTCTATGCAGTCGACATCAGCGGAAAAAATCTTCGTTTTTTGATGGACTATGCACGGAACAAAGGGATGGAATCCCGAATCATCGCGGTTCTCGGAGAAGAACATAGCTGTCTCCTTCCAGAGGCCTCCCAAGATTTGATCTTTTCGCACAATAGCTTCCATCACATCGCCAGACCGGAGCTTTATTTTCAATCTGCCAGCCGGGCCATGAAACCCGAAGGCCGCCTTGTGGTGATCGACCGGAACAAGGCGGCAAAGGGAGGACGCCACTGGGGCCACTCATCATCACCGGAGGGTATATGCAGTGCCATGAAAGCGGCAGGACTATCTTTGGAAAGTTCGAAGGAGATCCTTGAGGGAAAGACATTCCAGATTTTCAGAAAGACGGCCTGA
- a CDS encoding RNA polymerase sigma factor, which produces MGHRLEQVFRDQYGKMLHFIIRRIDDAAEAEDMLQEIFVRATEHVNVLDPIDNLVAWLWCSVKNRVIDYYRARALRREKETELIVDDGTDGLDLLADLKLPGGEHAYLRRIIADTLYESLDELPESQREVFILQAIEGRTFAEIAELTGESINTLTARKRYAVKFLRQRLKEIKELLHEEM; this is translated from the coding sequence ATGGGACACCGGCTTGAGCAGGTTTTTCGGGATCAGTACGGCAAAATGCTCCATTTCATTATTCGGCGTATCGATGATGCGGCAGAGGCAGAAGATATGCTTCAGGAAATATTTGTTCGGGCGACGGAGCATGTGAATGTTCTCGATCCCATCGATAACCTGGTAGCTTGGCTATGGTGTTCCGTAAAAAATCGTGTGATCGACTACTATCGTGCCCGCGCTCTTCGCCGGGAGAAGGAGACAGAGCTTATCGTCGACGACGGCACCGACGGCCTTGACCTCCTCGCAGATCTTAAACTGCCAGGGGGTGAGCATGCGTACCTACGGAGGATTATTGCGGACACCCTTTACGAGAGTCTTGATGAACTGCCCGAGTCCCAGCGAGAGGTTTTCATATTACAGGCGATAGAGGGACGAACCTTTGCTGAAATCGCCGAGCTGACCGGGGAATCGATCAACACCCTTACCGCCCGGAAACGGTATGCCGTGAAATTTTTACGACAAAGACTAAAGGAAATCAAGGAGCTCTTGCATGAGGAAATGTGA
- a CDS encoding dihydrodipicolinate synthase family protein, which produces MKKKIEGIVPVMITPFTENDSIDYESLEALIEWYISHGADALFAVCQSSEMQYLSLQEKSELAKFVVRTVKGRVPVVASGHTSDDPYGQLEELKVAVDSGADGIVLVSNHLDPGRKGTDTFIGNLKWLLERLPSDLPLGIYECPAPYRRLVSDEELKVLADSGRFSFMKDVSCDLPTVQRRVAITKKSGMAILNANAAIAWDAMKAGSRGFNGVSTNFHPDLYKWLYCSSQDHPALAQELATFLVLAACTEAYGYPVLAKMYHKRLGNFKATGSRTFPYDVHEKVWGVEAILDKLIEGTEAYRKKIADLG; this is translated from the coding sequence ATGAAAAAGAAAATAGAAGGCATTGTTCCGGTAATGATCACACCCTTTACCGAAAACGACAGCATCGACTACGAAAGTCTGGAGGCTTTAATCGAATGGTACATCAGCCATGGGGCAGATGCCTTATTCGCCGTCTGCCAATCCAGTGAAATGCAATACCTCAGCCTTCAGGAAAAATCAGAACTCGCGAAATTCGTCGTCAGGACGGTAAAAGGGCGCGTTCCCGTCGTCGCCTCGGGACACACAAGCGACGATCCCTATGGGCAACTCGAAGAATTAAAGGTGGCGGTTGATTCAGGCGCCGACGGTATCGTCCTGGTCTCAAACCACCTCGACCCCGGCCGCAAAGGAACAGATACCTTTATCGGCAACCTGAAATGGCTACTGGAACGACTTCCTTCGGACTTGCCCCTGGGAATTTATGAGTGTCCGGCCCCCTACAGGCGCCTGGTCTCCGATGAAGAACTCAAGGTCCTGGCCGATAGTGGGAGGTTCAGCTTCATGAAGGATGTCTCCTGTGATCTGCCAACCGTACAACGCCGTGTGGCCATCACAAAAAAGAGTGGCATGGCAATCCTCAATGCAAATGCGGCAATCGCCTGGGATGCAATGAAGGCGGGGTCCAGAGGATTCAACGGCGTCAGCACAAACTTTCATCCCGATCTATATAAATGGCTTTACTGCTCAAGCCAGGATCATCCGGCCCTTGCCCAGGAGCTTGCGACCTTTCTGGTCCTTGCCGCCTGCACCGAAGCATATGGCTACCCCGTACTGGCAAAGATGTACCACAAGCGTTTGGGAAATTTTAAGGCTACAGGGTCCAGAACCTTTCCCTATGACGTACATGAAAAGGTATGGGGAGTCGAAGCCATACTGGATAAACTCATTGAAGGTACCGAGGCTTACAGGAAGAAAATCGCTGACCTTGGGTAG